In the Silvanigrella aquatica genome, AAATAAGTGATGAAGAATTAATCTCTACTTCCAATGAAAATATTTTAAAATTTTTAGGAATTCATTAGGAATTCATGGAAAGATTTTCCCATTTTTCATAACTTAATTCTAATTCTTTTTGTTTTGCATTTAATTCATTATTTAGTTTCTGAATGTCATTATAATTTTTACTAGAAGCATAAAAATGCTCGATATTAATATTTAATTCAGAAATTTCACTTTCTAATATAGAAATTCTTGCTTCTAAATTTTCAATTTCTTTTTGCTCTTTGAAACTTAATTTCTTTTTCTTTGTCACTGGATTTTGATTGGATTCTACATTCGTATTTTTTACAAAATCTTTTTTTAATTCTACTTGTTCTTTAAATTTATCCATTTCATTTAAAGCTTGATCGAGGTCAGGTAGCATAAGCCATTGTGTTACTTTACTTTCTCCTTTTTGTTGTTCTCCAATATAAGTCAGCAATCCTGTTGCTACTCGTTGGACAAAGTAACGGTCATGGCTTGTAAAAATAATCCCACCTTGAAAATCAATTAAATTTCTTTCCAAAACTTGTAATGTCGGAATATCTAAATCATTAGTAGGTTCATCTAAAATAAGTAAGTTACCTTGTTCCAACATAAGTTTTGCAAGAAGTAAACGTGCTTGTTCTCCTCCGGACAATTCTGATACCATGCGGTTGGCATCGAACTTATAAAATAAAAATCTATCTAAATAACTCATAATATGTAAGTATTTCCCACCAAAATGAACATATTCTCCTTCAGGAGCAATGGTGGTTCTTACGGTATCATTGGGATTTAAAGATTGTCTTTGTTGATCAAAATGGGAAACTTGAACTAAATCATGATAAACAACTTCACCAGAATTTGGTTGTGTTCTTTCTGAAATCATATTCATTAGTGTGGACTTTCCACATCCATTGGGTCCTAATAAAGCAATCCTCATTTTAGGTTTAATAATGAGATTTAGGTTTTGAAAAATAAAATGATTTTTATGGGATTTATGTTCTGATGGATGTAAAATAGAGACATTTTTTAAGTTAACAAGTTCTTGTTCGCCTAAATTTCTTAATACAGGGATAATAGAGTCATCAGCATTGCGTTGTTCGTCATTCATAAGTGCGTTAAATGAAATTTCAGCATTTTTCGCTAGGGAGTCTTTTTGAATTTTTGTAGAAAGTGTTTTATCGAGTGCATGAGCTCTATCAATTCGAGATTTTTGTTTCGTTGTACGAGCCTTTGCTCCTGTGCGCAACCAGGCTAATTCACGGCGCATTAAATTGGACATTTTTGCTTTGGTTTTTTCTTCTACGATTTGTGCCTCTAATTTTGCTTGGCTATAAGACTCATAATTTCCTTCATATTGTTTGGATTCGCCCGCTTCAATTTCAAGAATTTTATTGACTAAGGTGTCGAGTAAGGCACGATCGTGAGAAATAATGGCAAAAGCAATGGGTTCCGTGGATTCATTTTTATTTTTAAAGCCAAATAAGCTTGTGCCTTGTTCCACCACTTCGAGAAGAAGTTCTTCAAGCCAATCTACAGTTTGAACGTCCAAATGATTTGTCGGTTCATCCAGTAGTATGAGTTGTGGATTTTGTAAAAGAGCGGTAATAATTTGCACTCTTTTTTGTTGTCCACCAGAAAGATTTTCGAATTTATTTTGATAAATTTGTGTTAAGTTTCCTGCTTTCAAAGCGCTTTGAATAATATTTTCTGTTCCCGCTCCTGAAATAGAGAGCAATTTGTCCTGAAGAGCATTGAGTCTTTCATTCCATTTTTCATCAAGTGCGAGATCGTGATTTTTTTCTACTAAGAGGGAATGAGTGTTAATTTCATCTTCAATTACTTTTCTTTGATAGTCTGTATCGTATTCCAGGGGCAAAGATTCTCTTAAAATGGTTTCCACGGTTTTTTCGGGATTAAATTTATATTTTTGCGAAAGAATGCTTATACGTAAACCATTTCTAATAGAAATAGCACCTGAATCTGGAGTCTGTGTTCCTTCTATCAAGCGAAAAAGAGTTGATTTGCCTGCGCCATTGGGTCCCACAATGCCCCATCTTTCTCCCGGGTGAATGGTGAAAGAAAGGTTTTCAAAGAGTTTTGTTGAACCATAACTTGTCGAAAGATTATGGCTATTTAAATAGGGGGCACTTGACATAGAAAACTCCAATGAAAAGGAAAAAACAATCTCACGTTAGGGAACTAAAACAGAAGAGAGAAAGAAGCAAAATCTATCTTCGTAGGGAATTTTTTATCTTATGTTTGTTTTTAGGAATAGGGAAATCTTTTCTTCGTCGCCCGGAACGCAACATTCGATAAGGGTGTGGGATGGAAAAGACAATGCCTATTGAAAAAGCAAGTTCAAATATTTGGTTAACTGAGTATTTATCTGAAGGAGAAATATATCAGTATCTTATTTCAAAAATTCTCCTGCAGGAGCAAAGTGATTATCAGAATATTTGTATTGTGGAGCTTGAAAATAAAAGTAAAGCTTTAATATTAAACAATGTATTGCAATCTTCTACTGCAGATTCACATATGTATTATGAGCCTTTTATTCATGTTCCCTTTATTCATAATCAAAATCCTGAAAATATTTTAATTTTAGGAGCTGGTGATGGTTCTAGTGCAAGAGAAGCATTAAAATGGAAGTGCGTAAAAAAAATTAAAATCGTTGAAATTGATAAAGCTGTAATAACTTCTTGTATGGCTCATATTCCTGAAATGAGTAAAGGTTGTTTTAAAAATAGTAAAGTAAAAATAGATTATTTAGATGCCAGAATCTTTATTAAACAAGATGAACAAAAATATGATGTTATTATATATGATTTGAATTTAAAAACTTTAGAAAAAAGTAATTTATTGGGTCGTATTGACAAAGAGTTTTTACTAGATTGTCAGTCCTTACTTAAGAAAAATGGGTATATGTGTTTAGAAATTGGTGAAGTACCTTATCAAAGAAATGAATTATTTTTAAGTAAATTAAATGTATTTAAATCTGTTTTTAGATCGTTAAAAATATTTAGTTCCTGGGTTCCATCTAGGTGTAAAAATATTTCCTTTGTTCTGTTAAGTAAAGATAAAATAATTGAAACAATACCAATTTATGATGTTAATTTATTATTAGAGAAACAGTTGCTTGATGAACCGTCTTTTTTAAATGCAAGAACTTATATTGGTCTGATGAATCCTGCCATTTTTATACAAGATTATGAAAAATGATTTTCAGTGTAAATTTCATTTACTGAGATGCGCTCAGTCCTACCCAGAATTTTTGATTTCCTGATAATTTTATGGAGTCAGAAGTGATATTAATTGCTTCCATCAATTGAATATCATTTTGATTTATAATTGATTTCGATTCTGAATTTTCATTGTCAATTTCATTTAAGTAACGAGGGTTTTCCTGTTCTTCAATGATTTTAGCATAATTAAATGTTAAGGGAAATGCTTTGTTTTTCTCGCTTTTTATTTTTTTAATTTTGGCTATAAGTTCTTGAAAATTATTGTTTTTTAAAATGCGATCTTTACTGAAAGTTTTTAATTTATTTAGTAATACGTTAAGATCTTGAAGAGGTTTATATGATCTTGCCGGTGAAATAGTATCTGTTGCTAAGGAATAATCAAGCTGTTCTTCGCCAATGTCAAAGGCATCAAGTATACTTGGAATATGTATGTCTGAACTCACTCCCAATTTTTGATTGCTCGTACCACTGGGGCGATAAAATTTACTTTGTGTTACTTTTAAAGCACCGTCGGTTCTTCTGCCTCTTGTTCCTGGTATTTCTTGGACTATTTGAACAGTTCCTTTCCCATAAGTGCTTTTATCGCCGACAATAATTCCTCGAGCATAATCTTGAATGGCTCCCGAAAAAATTTCAGATGCGGAAGCACTGTATTTATTTATGATGACAACTAAAGGACCTTTGTAAATCCAAGTGGATTCATCGATATTTTGTCTTTTAATTTGTTGATTTTTATCCATGGTTTGGACAGCAGTGCCATTGGGAATAAATAGGCCTGTTAATTTTATACTTTCAGGAAAATCTCCGCCACCGTTATTTCTTAAATCAATGACAAGTCCACTAATTCCATCCTGCACTAATTTCTTTAAATTTCTTTCCACATCAAATGAAACACCCTTACATTGCGAAAATATTTTTATTTTGCATTTTAAATCCGTATAGAATGTTGGAATTTTAATGATCCCAATTTTTCCATAGCTTGTTTGATAAATATCTTTTTTTACTTGGTCTTCTTTTAAATCTATTTCATCTCTTACTAAATTCACAGTTATTTTTTCGTTTCCCTTTTCAGATTTTCTAGAAACAACAAGTTTTAAAGTACTGCCTTTGTGACCTCTGATAAGATTCACGGCATGTCCTACATCGGTATCGTTTAAATCTTGCAGTCCTTCTCCATTACCTGAGTCCACTGCAATTATTTTATCGTTAGGCTTCAATCGCCCATCTTTTTGCGCAACCCCTCCTTGAACAAGGGAACGAATATAAATATAACCATCTTTTTCTTGGAGTTGCGCTCCGATACCTTCAAGTTTGTTGCTTATATGGATCATAAAAGAATCATGCTCAGAAGGTAACATATGTGCCGAATGAGGATCCATAGCAACAGCAAAACTATTTAAAAAAATCGAATATAATTTATCATTGTTTAATTCTTGAAGATTTTTTTCAATTCTAACATAGTTTTTATAGAGTCTATCGCGTACTTTTTCTTCCGACTCATTATTTTCTTTTGTACTTAAATATTGAAGCTTTATTTTTTTTCGAATTCTATCATTAGCTTCATCCGTAGTTAAACTCCAATCAAGTTTTGCTGTTGAATAAATATCTTGTTTTGAAAACTCTAGCGGTCTTGTTAATATAATTTTTGCTTTTTCAATGCGTTCATGAATTCGTTTTAAAAATAAGCGATTGATTTCAAATAAAAAGGAGCAATTATTTTGAGCAATCTTTTTTCCAAGATTTTTTTCTTCATTTTCATAATAGGAAATATCTGATTTAATGAAATATAATTTACCAGGATCTAAATTTTCAAAAACTTTTTTTGTGGTTCTTTTTGAAAGCTCTTCATTGAATTCTGTAAAATAATAATGTAAATCCAGCATGGAATCTATGCGCGATTTTGCTTCTTGGCAATTTAACAGAGGTGCAATTGTTCTTGCATTCTTTAAAATCTGTCCGTAAGCTGGAGCCGGAGCAAAGGCTTTTCCACTGAGGCAACAAAAGCTCACTGTGACGTACACGGTAGCAAGCAAGAAGCGCATGTCATGTTTCCTGTATTTAGAGCTGGAGTGGCATTCTTTATTTTCAGTTTTTGCTAACTAATAGTCAATTTGTTTTTTTGTGAGTTTTTATGACGACTTCTCGAAGATCTGGGGAAAATCTCCCTAAAAGAGCGCATTTACATAAAATTTTTGATGAGTATTTAAGTCAGCTTGGGCTTAGGCAAACTCGTCAAAGAAAAATCATTCTCGATGCCGTTCTTTCTTCAGGACGACATGTTGATGCAGAAACAATTTTTAATGAAGTTAAGAAGATAGATGCTTCTATCGGCCTTGCAACAATATATAGAACTCTAAAAATGATGACGGATTCTCAAATCTTAGTTGAAAGGCATTTTGGCGGCGATCGCGCTAGCTTTGAGTTTGCCGATTTAGGGAATGAGCACCACGATCATCTTATTTGTAATCAATGTGGTGAAATAGTTGAATTTTTTGATGAAGGTCTGGAGCGCTACCAGGATCTTGTTGCTAAAAATTTAGGTTTTAATCTCAAAAATCACAAAATGGAGCTTTTTGCTGATTGCTTGGCATCGGAAAATTGCAATCGTAAAAATTTGAAATAGTCATTTGATCTTTCCCTATCCTAGTTCTATTTTCGCTAAGTTAAATTTCAATAGGTTTTGAGGATGCGCATTGAGGTTTCCTTGAACGAATAGACTTAAGGGAAAAAATTTGAATATGTTTAAAAAATCAAAGGCGAAGCTCATTTGGACCGTAACAAATAATGGTTGCGATAAAATTGGTGTTGAAAATATTGCGGCGACAATTACCCAAAATCGTTTAGATGCCGTAAGAATGTCCTATTCTTCAAATGCCTTACAGAATATTATTAAATTAAGACTTGAAATTTCAAAACAATTAGCTAGCGAAGATGTTCCTCATAGTGAAGGATATGTTCCTTTTTTATTAAGTTTTATTGGTCGCCGTTGTCTCTTATCGGTACCAAAAGGACAACTTGAGGTTGCTGATGGAAGTGAAATTGATGTTTCTTTTTTAGTAGATTTTAATTTTTGTGCGTCACTTCGCCCCGAAACGCCAACCACAAAAAATGTTGAAATTATGGTTTCAAGTGAAGATCAATTAAATCATTTAAAAGTGGGTTCCTTAATTAGTGTTTCTTATGGTGCCGTTGAATTAAAGATAATGAATCTACCTCAAACTTTAAAATCGGGAATGGTCGTGCGCTGTCTTGTTGAAAATGGCGGATTGTTATTATCAGGCGTGGATGTGCACTCTCCTGACATGTCACGTGATTTGTTTCCTTTGCTTCCCGAAGATGAAAAAACCTTACGTTCGGGTTTCTCTTCATTGGCTGATTATGTCATTGTTGACGGTATCAAGTCGGAACAAGAACTACTTAAAATTAAATCAGGAATTTTAGGTGAAAATGCGCCTTTTTCAGAAAGACATCCAAGTATTCCTATTAATAAAAAAATTCATGAAGTTGAGGCCGAATTGCCTCCTCGCTTTTTATTGAAAGTGGATTCCAAACGCTCGTTAGATCTTCTCGCTACTGTTATTAAACATGTTGATGGTGTATTTTTAAGTCGTTCGGAACTCGGTATCGATGAGCATCCCCATAATTTACCTATTATTCAAAAAGAATTGATTGCACGCTGTAATAGACTCTCCAAAACGGTCATTGTGGCTTCCGAATTGATGCACTCTATGAATATGAATGCTAATCCTACACGTGCGGAAGTTTCCGATATGGCCAACGCAGCTGCGGATGGCGCCGACGCTTTATTGCTTTCTCACGAAGTGACAGAAGGACCCAATGCGCCCTTAGTTGCCCAAGTTACTCTTGAAACTCTTTTAAGTTCAGAAGCTTGGTTTGACAAAAAATGGCATCCGTTTGAAATGGATCAAATTCCCTCAGATGATGATGCCGTAACTTATGGTGCCATTCGTATTGCGCAACAAGCAAATGTTCGCGCCATTGTCTGTTTTACAGAAGGGGGATATACTGCGATGAAGCTTTCTTCTATGCGCACCCCTACTGAAATTATTGCAATTACTTGTAATAAAAAAATCATGCGCCAAATGAATTTGCTGCGATCGGTCAATGCCGTTGTGTTAGAATCGCGCAGTCAAGTTGAAAGAATATTAACAGAGACAAAAGAAATTCTTGTGAAAAATTTTAACTTTAAAAAAGGTGAAAAATTTGTTTTTGTTTCGTTAACGGCATCAAGTGTTTCAGAAAGAAATTCAAATTTATTTACCATACAGGAAATTGATTGATTTATGGAACATAATATTTTCTTCATTGTGAATCCAAATTCAAGATCTGGTAAATCAAAGAAAATATGGGAATCTAGAATTCTTCCTGAAGTAAAATATTTATTTCCCCAGGCACAATGGGCTTACACAAAAGGCAGTGGTGATGCTTCTTTAATGGCATTTGAAGCAAAAAAACTAGGTTTTGATACCGTTGTTGCTGTAGGAGGAGATGGAACTATTAATGAAGTTGTCAATGGTTTATTAGACAATTGTCTAATTCAAAATCAACAATTATCTAATGAATTAAAAAATAAATTTGTTTCTTTAAATAATGAATCTATAGAGGGAACTGCTCTCGCATGTCTTCCTTTAGGAACGGGCTGCGATTTTATTAAAACTTTGCAAATTCCAAATCATTTTAGAAATGCTCTAAATGTAATACAGTCTGGGCAAAAAATTCTATGTGACGTGGGTCGCATTGAATTTGAGAATGTAAATAAAATGGAACAAAACCCATTATTTCGTTACTTTATTAATGTGGCAGGATGTGGCGCTAGTGGAGAAGCAATTCAAAGAATTAATAAATCAAAAAAAATATTTGGGCGCAGGGGAGCTTTTTTAATTTCTGCTGTGCAAACTCTTCTCAAAAATCGCAGTTTTCCCATTAAAATTTCCTATGATAATGAAGAATTTACTTCTTTAAATTTAAGAGTTTTATTTGTTTGCAATGGTCAATTTTGTGGTGGTGGCATGCATATTGCAACAAATGCGTCATTACAAAATGGAAAATTTAGTGTTATTCAAGTTAAAAAAATGAATAATATAAGGACAATATTATTATTAAAACGCCTGTATTCAGGGGATTTTTCCGGTCTCGAAAAAGACATTTTAGTTCGCGAAGCACAAAGTATTCGTATTTTGGACGATTCTCCTCTGAAAATTCCTGCTGAAAGTGATGGAGAAAACCCAGGATACTTACCTGCTTCGTTTACCATATTGCCAAAAACTCTAAGTGTGTATGCACAAGGCTATGTTTAGGAACGCTGGTTTTTTGACGCATATGAGATTATTCTTTTACTTTCCCCATGAGTCCATTTAAGCGCTTGTCTTCAATGCGTTTAAGCTTATTAGCAACGGCTTCTTCGAGCTTTATATGGCGTGCATTGCAATAATTCATGAGAGCGATAAAAACATCAGCAGCTTCGTCTGCCAACATTTCATGAGCAATATTTTTTGAAGGATCACGCCATATTTTCTTTTCAAGATTGGCAAGCTCACCACACTCACCGCAAAGTTCTAGGGAAAAAAAATGAGCAGGGCGTTCGACAAAAGCACTATTTTGGTATTTGTCAAAATCGGACTGAATTGTGTTGAGTCCTTGTGGTGAAGGTTCTTTGAGTCTTAATGTCATTTGGATTTCCTTAAAATGAGAGCGCCAAATTTTTAACCTAAACAGTTTTTCCTACACTCAAATTTTTATTTTTGCAAAGTATGCCGATAACTTTTATTGGACTTAGCAAAATAAATTGCTAAAAACTTGAAAGAAGAGGGAATGTTTTCATACTTGAAAAATATTTCTATAGTAAATAAGATATCTACTAAAAATAAATTATGGTTATTAATTATTTTAACTCTTTTATTTTCTTCTATTTATTCTCTCATTATAATTTATTATGAAAATATAATGGGCATGAATTTTATGATTTCAATTGTTTTTATTATGTTTTTAACATTAATTTTTATAGCAATAAATTGGTTTTTAATTTCAAATTTTATTTCACAGTTAAATGTGACAACAGAAGAAATTGAAAAATACTGTAAAGATGGCGATAACTCTTTAAATTCAATTAAAGATAGTTTAAGTCAATTTATTTCATATTCAGGTAATCAATTAGATATTTTAAATGACAGTTCTAAATTAATGCAAAGTATTTCGGATATGCTGTTTGAGACAACAAAAAATTCGGAAGTTTGCAAGGAAATTTCAGATAAAGTCACTCGTGATGTTAATGAAGGTAATGATATTATGCAGAAAATGGTTGAAGCCGTTTTGACCATTGAAAAAACAAAAGAGGGTTTGGCTGAAATTTCTAATCTGATTAATCAAATTAGCAATGATACTTCAACAATTCATACAATTGTTTCTACAACGGAACTTCTTTCTTTAAATGCTTCTATTGAAGCGGCAAAGGCGGGAATGACAGGAAGAGGATTTTCCGTGGTTGCAGAAGAAGTGGGTAATTTGGCAAAACACAGTGGCAGTGAAGCAAATGAAATCGAATCAATTGTAGAAAAAAGTCAAAAACAAATTCAAGTTATTATTGATGCCAATCAGTCCCGAGTTGAAGTAGGTAAGGTAGCAAGTAATGCAGCACTTGCAGTATTTGGAGCTATAAAATCAGAAATGTTTGGCATTTCAAGTCGCTCCGAAAATATTCGCGCAGCCACTTGGGAACAAAAAATTGGAATAGATCAAATGAATCAAGGAAACTCTGAAATCAGAAATATTCTTAAAAAGAACATTACAGATACAGTTAATTTAATTAGAATATATAATGTAAATGTAAAAAACTTTAAAAATATAAAGGAACTAGGAGATATTCTGAAAGAGTATTGGAAAGGGGATAAATAATATGCC is a window encoding:
- a CDS encoding carboxy terminal-processing peptidase, encoding MRFLLATVYVTVSFCCLSGKAFAPAPAYGQILKNARTIAPLLNCQEAKSRIDSMLDLHYYFTEFNEELSKRTTKKVFENLDPGKLYFIKSDISYYENEEKNLGKKIAQNNCSFLFEINRLFLKRIHERIEKAKIILTRPLEFSKQDIYSTAKLDWSLTTDEANDRIRKKIKLQYLSTKENNESEEKVRDRLYKNYVRIEKNLQELNNDKLYSIFLNSFAVAMDPHSAHMLPSEHDSFMIHISNKLEGIGAQLQEKDGYIYIRSLVQGGVAQKDGRLKPNDKIIAVDSGNGEGLQDLNDTDVGHAVNLIRGHKGSTLKLVVSRKSEKGNEKITVNLVRDEIDLKEDQVKKDIYQTSYGKIGIIKIPTFYTDLKCKIKIFSQCKGVSFDVERNLKKLVQDGISGLVIDLRNNGGGDFPESIKLTGLFIPNGTAVQTMDKNQQIKRQNIDESTWIYKGPLVVIINKYSASASEIFSGAIQDYARGIIVGDKSTYGKGTVQIVQEIPGTRGRRTDGALKVTQSKFYRPSGTSNQKLGVSSDIHIPSILDAFDIGEEQLDYSLATDTISPARSYKPLQDLNVLLNKLKTFSKDRILKNNNFQELIAKIKKIKSEKNKAFPLTFNYAKIIEEQENPRYLNEIDNENSESKSIINQNDIQLMEAINITSDSIKLSGNQKFWVGLSASQ
- a CDS encoding Fur family transcriptional regulator produces the protein MTTSRRSGENLPKRAHLHKIFDEYLSQLGLRQTRQRKIILDAVLSSGRHVDAETIFNEVKKIDASIGLATIYRTLKMMTDSQILVERHFGGDRASFEFADLGNEHHDHLICNQCGEIVEFFDEGLERYQDLVAKNLGFNLKNHKMELFADCLASENCNRKNLK
- a CDS encoding spermidine synthase, encoding MEKTMPIEKASSNIWLTEYLSEGEIYQYLISKILLQEQSDYQNICIVELENKSKALILNNVLQSSTADSHMYYEPFIHVPFIHNQNPENILILGAGDGSSAREALKWKCVKKIKIVEIDKAVITSCMAHIPEMSKGCFKNSKVKIDYLDARIFIKQDEQKYDVIIYDLNLKTLEKSNLLGRIDKEFLLDCQSLLKKNGYMCLEIGEVPYQRNELFLSKLNVFKSVFRSLKIFSSWVPSRCKNISFVLLSKDKIIETIPIYDVNLLLEKQLLDEPSFLNARTYIGLMNPAIFIQDYEK
- a CDS encoding MazG-like family protein, with product MTLRLKEPSPQGLNTIQSDFDKYQNSAFVERPAHFFSLELCGECGELANLEKKIWRDPSKNIAHEMLADEAADVFIALMNYCNARHIKLEEAVANKLKRIEDKRLNGLMGKVKE
- a CDS encoding methyl-accepting chemotaxis protein; translation: MFSYLKNISIVNKISTKNKLWLLIILTLLFSSIYSLIIIYYENIMGMNFMISIVFIMFLTLIFIAINWFLISNFISQLNVTTEEIEKYCKDGDNSLNSIKDSLSQFISYSGNQLDILNDSSKLMQSISDMLFETTKNSEVCKEISDKVTRDVNEGNDIMQKMVEAVLTIEKTKEGLAEISNLINQISNDTSTIHTIVSTTELLSLNASIEAAKAGMTGRGFSVVAEEVGNLAKHSGSEANEIESIVEKSQKQIQVIIDANQSRVEVGKVASNAALAVFGAIKSEMFGISSRSENIRAATWEQKIGIDQMNQGNSEIRNILKKNITDTVNLIRIYNVNVKNFKNIKELGDILKEYWKGDK
- a CDS encoding ABC-F family ATP-binding cassette domain-containing protein — translated: MSSAPYLNSHNLSTSYGSTKLFENLSFTIHPGERWGIVGPNGAGKSTLFRLIEGTQTPDSGAISIRNGLRISILSQKYKFNPEKTVETILRESLPLEYDTDYQRKVIEDEINTHSLLVEKNHDLALDEKWNERLNALQDKLLSISGAGTENIIQSALKAGNLTQIYQNKFENLSGGQQKRVQIITALLQNPQLILLDEPTNHLDVQTVDWLEELLLEVVEQGTSLFGFKNKNESTEPIAFAIISHDRALLDTLVNKILEIEAGESKQYEGNYESYSQAKLEAQIVEEKTKAKMSNLMRRELAWLRTGAKARTTKQKSRIDRAHALDKTLSTKIQKDSLAKNAEISFNALMNDEQRNADDSIIPVLRNLGEQELVNLKNVSILHPSEHKSHKNHFIFQNLNLIIKPKMRIALLGPNGCGKSTLMNMISERTQPNSGEVVYHDLVQVSHFDQQRQSLNPNDTVRTTIAPEGEYVHFGGKYLHIMSYLDRFLFYKFDANRMVSELSGGEQARLLLAKLMLEQGNLLILDEPTNDLDIPTLQVLERNLIDFQGGIIFTSHDRYFVQRVATGLLTYIGEQQKGESKVTQWLMLPDLDQALNEMDKFKEQVELKKDFVKNTNVESNQNPVTKKKKLSFKEQKEIENLEARISILESEISELNINIEHFYASSKNYNDIQKLNNELNAKQKELELSYEKWENLSMNS
- a CDS encoding pyruvate kinase, with protein sequence MFKKSKAKLIWTVTNNGCDKIGVENIAATITQNRLDAVRMSYSSNALQNIIKLRLEISKQLASEDVPHSEGYVPFLLSFIGRRCLLSVPKGQLEVADGSEIDVSFLVDFNFCASLRPETPTTKNVEIMVSSEDQLNHLKVGSLISVSYGAVELKIMNLPQTLKSGMVVRCLVENGGLLLSGVDVHSPDMSRDLFPLLPEDEKTLRSGFSSLADYVIVDGIKSEQELLKIKSGILGENAPFSERHPSIPINKKIHEVEAELPPRFLLKVDSKRSLDLLATVIKHVDGVFLSRSELGIDEHPHNLPIIQKELIARCNRLSKTVIVASELMHSMNMNANPTRAEVSDMANAAADGADALLLSHEVTEGPNAPLVAQVTLETLLSSEAWFDKKWHPFEMDQIPSDDDAVTYGAIRIAQQANVRAIVCFTEGGYTAMKLSSMRTPTEIIAITCNKKIMRQMNLLRSVNAVVLESRSQVERILTETKEILVKNFNFKKGEKFVFVSLTASSVSERNSNLFTIQEID
- a CDS encoding diacylglycerol/lipid kinase family protein, which encodes MEHNIFFIVNPNSRSGKSKKIWESRILPEVKYLFPQAQWAYTKGSGDASLMAFEAKKLGFDTVVAVGGDGTINEVVNGLLDNCLIQNQQLSNELKNKFVSLNNESIEGTALACLPLGTGCDFIKTLQIPNHFRNALNVIQSGQKILCDVGRIEFENVNKMEQNPLFRYFINVAGCGASGEAIQRINKSKKIFGRRGAFLISAVQTLLKNRSFPIKISYDNEEFTSLNLRVLFVCNGQFCGGGMHIATNASLQNGKFSVIQVKKMNNIRTILLLKRLYSGDFSGLEKDILVREAQSIRILDDSPLKIPAESDGENPGYLPASFTILPKTLSVYAQGYV